Proteins encoded in a region of the Elaeis guineensis isolate ETL-2024a chromosome 7, EG11, whole genome shotgun sequence genome:
- the LOC105047944 gene encoding large ribosomal subunit protein eL20z isoform X2: protein MENGQSNGCKNCGGNYILIKDEEDPRLTMFNKPLPCCGCGIGWCSLLLGFVCPLIWYCAAILYLCRYYNKDPRERSGLAANAIAALVCTIVTLITLAAIYL from the exons ATGGAGAACG GGCAATCTAATGGTTGTAAGAATTGTGGTGGGAATTATATATTGATAAAAGATGAAGAAGACCCCCGGCTGACTATGTTCAACAAGCCCCTTCCATGCTGTGGCTGTGGAATAGGATGGTGTTC TTTGCTTTTGGGATTTGTGTGCCCATTGATATGGTACTGTGCTGCAATTCTCTACTTATGCAGATACTACAACAAAGATCCACGAGAGCGATCTGGCCTTGCTGCTAATGCAATTGCT GCACTGGTCTGTACAATTGTAACCCTCATCACACTAGCTGCCATCTACCTCTAG
- the LOC105047944 gene encoding large ribosomal subunit protein eL20z isoform X1, translating into MVNVGQSNGCKNCGGNYILIKDEEDPRLTMFNKPLPCCGCGIGWCSLLLGFVCPLIWYCAAILYLCRYYNKDPRERSGLAANAIAALVCTIVTLITLAAIYL; encoded by the exons ATGGTGAATGTAGGGCAATCTAATGGTTGTAAGAATTGTGGTGGGAATTATATATTGATAAAAGATGAAGAAGACCCCCGGCTGACTATGTTCAACAAGCCCCTTCCATGCTGTGGCTGTGGAATAGGATGGTGTTC TTTGCTTTTGGGATTTGTGTGCCCATTGATATGGTACTGTGCTGCAATTCTCTACTTATGCAGATACTACAACAAAGATCCACGAGAGCGATCTGGCCTTGCTGCTAATGCAATTGCT GCACTGGTCTGTACAATTGTAACCCTCATCACACTAGCTGCCATCTACCTCTAG